The window AGTCCCTCGATGTCACAGAGCACGACCGCGGCGCGGAACTCGGGCGCAAGGGTGTCCAGCGCCTGCTGCACGTCCGCGTCGAAGTGGGTGTCGTTGAAAACCTGCTGCGGGGACGGCTCACGGCTCGGCAGCCGCTCGGCGGCGTCGTCGCCGAGGGAGTCGAAACGGATCCGCTGCTTACGACGGACCATGTCCAGGAACAGGTTGGTCGTGATGCGGTGCAGCCAGCCCTCGAAGGTGCCGGGCGTATAGGTCGACAGCGAACGGAACACCCGGACGAAGACCTCCTGGGTGAGGTCCTCGGCGTCATGCTGGTTGCCCGTCAGTCGGTAGGCAAGGCGGTAGACACGACCGCTGTGCGTGCTGACGATCTCTTCCCATGAGGGCGGCATCCAAGCCTGGGAGTCCGCATCTGAGGCGAAGGTCGCGGTCGGTGCGGAGTCGCTGGAAGAACGGTCAGCAATGTTGGTCACGGATTTCGGCTCACCCGCCGACCTGAGGAAGCGCCGCAGCACTCCTCCCCGATCCACAGGCGCAGCCGCACCTCCCCTGTCGGCTCTGGTGGTGTCCAGTGGAGCCCCTACCATAGCCACCTCGCCCGTTAGCTCCGGATAAGCCTTTTTCCTGCTGGGGCCGGGGACCGCCCCGGAACCGCCGGCCGCGGATTCCCGGGCCCGATCTGCGGGCCCTGTCCACGCGCTTTCCCCTGCCCCTTGATAACGCCCGGTCCCATCTGCGGGTTCCCGGGTACAGCGGATACAGTCACCGTTGCGCCAACTACG is drawn from Streptomyces sp. NBC_01717 and contains these coding sequences:
- the sigE gene encoding RNA polymerase sigma factor SigE: MVGAPLDTTRADRGGAAAPVDRGGVLRRFLRSAGEPKSVTNIADRSSSDSAPTATFASDADSQAWMPPSWEEIVSTHSGRVYRLAYRLTGNQHDAEDLTQEVFVRVFRSLSTYTPGTFEGWLHRITTNLFLDMVRRKQRIRFDSLGDDAAERLPSREPSPQQVFNDTHFDADVQQALDTLAPEFRAAVVLCDIEGLSYEEIAATLGVKLGTVRSRIHRGRSHLRKALQHRSPEARAEQRSLAGAMVAGEGGSA